The Nocardia sp. NBC_00508 nucleotide sequence GGAGTGGTTCTTCAAGGCCGACCGCGACGAGCTCGAGCCGTTCGTCCTGGTGGTCGAGGGTTCGATCCCGAACGAGCAACTCAAGGAGGAAGGCTACTGGTGCGGGTTCGGCAACAACCCCGCCACCGGTCAGCCCATGACGACCAGCGAATGGCTGGACCGTCTCGCGCCGAAGGCGACCGCCATCGTGGCGGCGGGCACCTGCGCGACCTACGGCGGCATCCACGCGATGGCGGGTAATCCGACCGGCGCGATGGGCGTGCCCGACTATCTCGGCTGGGAGTGGAAGAGCAAGGCGGGCATTCCGATCATCTGCGTGCCCGGCTGCCCCATCCAACCGGACAACTTGTCGGAGACGCTCACCTATCTGCTCTACATGGCGACCGGACAGGCGCCGATGATCCCGCTCGACGAGGCGCTGCGGCCGAAGTGGCTGTTCGGCGCGACCGTGCACGAGGGTTGCGACCGCGCGGGCTACTACGAGCAGGGTGAATTCGCCACCGAGTACGGCTCGCCGACCTGCCTGGTGAAACTGGGCTGCTGGGGCCCGGTGGTCAAGTGCAACGTGCCCAAGCGCGGGTGGATGAACGGGCTGGGCGGCTGCCCGAACGTGGGCGGCATCTGCATCGGCTGCACCATGCCCGGCTTCCCCGACAAATTCATGCCGTTCATGGACGAACCGCCCGGCGGAAAGTTCTCGTCCACCGCCTCGGGGCTCTACGGATCGGTGATCCGCAGCCTCCGTCATATCACCGAACGCACGGTCGACAAGGAGCCGCACTGGCGGCACAAGGGCCGGAAGCTGGAAACCGGCGCGACCCGCACCTGGTAGGAGGATCCGATGACCCAGATCATCCCGGAGCCGTCGCACCGAACGATCGAACCGGACCGTCTCGTCGAGATGGCCTGGGACCCGATCACTCGCATCGTCGGCAGTCTCGGTATCTACACCAAGATCGACTTCGACAATCGGGAAGTGGTCGAGTGCCACAGCACCTCGTCCATCTTCCGCGGCTACTCGATCTTCATGCGCGGCAAGGACCCGCGCGACGCGCACTTCATCACCAGCCGCATCTGCGGTATCTGTGGCGACAACCACGCGACCTGTTCGTGCTACTGCCAGAACATGGCCTACGGCGTGCGCCCGCCGCACCTGGGGGAGTGGGTCGTCAACCTCGGCGAAGCGGCCGAATACATGTTCGACCACAACATCTTCCAGGAGAACCTGGTCGGCGTGGACTACTGCGAGAAGATGGTCTCGGAGACCAATCCCGGCGTGCTGGCCAGGGCGGAGAACACCGAGGCGCCGCACGCGGGCGAGCACGGCTATCGCACGATCGCCGACATCATGCGGGCGCTCAACCCGTTCACCGGTGAGTTCTACCGGGAGGCGCTGCAGGTCAGCCGCATCACCCGGGAGATGTTCTGCCTGATGGAAGGCAGGCACGTGCACCCGTCGACGTTGTATCCGGGCGGTCCCGGCACGGTCGCGACCATTCAGCTGATGACCGACTACATGTCCCGGCTGATGCGCTACGTGGAGTTCATGAAGAAGGTCGTGCCGATGCACGACGACCTGTTCGACTTCTTCTACGAGGCGCTGCCGGGTTACGAGAACGTCGGCTTGCGGCGCACGATGCTGGGTTGCTGGGGCTCGTTCCAGGACCCCGAGGTCTGCAACTTCGAATACAAGGACATGGAGGACTGGGGCCGCAAGATGTTCGTCAGCCCGGGCATCGTGGTCGACGGCAAGCTGCTCACCACCTCCCTGGTCGACATCAACCTGGGCATCCGGATTCTCTTGGGCAGTTCGTATTACGACGACTGGACCGATCAGGAGACGTTCGTCCAGACCGATCCGCTGGGCAATCCGGTGGACCGGCGCCACCCATGGAACCAGCACACGAACCCCAAGCCGCAGAAGCGAGACCTCGAGGACAAGTACAGCTGGGTGATGTCGCCACGCTGGTTCGACGGCACCGACCACCTCGCCTTGGACACCGGTGGCGGCCCGCTGGCACGGCTCTGGGTGACGGCACTGGCCAACCTCGTCGATATCGGCTACGTGAAGTCGACCGGGAACAGCGTGCAGATCAACCTGCCCAAGACCGCGCTCAAAGGGCCGGTGTCGCTGGAATGGAAGATCCCGGCGCACGGCAGCAACACCATCGAGCGCAACCGCGCGCGCACCTACTTCCAGGCGTACGCGGCGGCGTGTGCGCTGCACTTCGCAGAGAAGGCCATGGCCGAGATCCGGGCCGGCCACACCAAGACCTGGGAGAAGTTCGAGGTGCCCAACGAGGGCATCGGCTGCGGCTTCACCGAGGCGGTGCGCGGTGTGCTGTCGCACCACATGGTGATCCGGGACGGGAAGATCGCCAATTACCACCCGTATCCACCGACGCCGTGGAACGCCAGCCCGCGCGACAGCTTCGGCACACCGGGCCCCTACGAGGACGCGGTGCAGGGCCAGCCGATCTTCGAAGAGAACGACCGCGAGCACTTCAAGGGCATCGACATCATGCGCACCGTGCGCAGTTTCGACCCGTGCCTGCCCTGCGGCGTGCACATGTACCTCGGCAAGGGACAGACCCTGGAGAAGCTGCACTCACCGACGCAGACACTCACCCCGGAGTGAGTCCGCGTCGAGTAACCGACCGGAGGTGACGGTGGAGGATCGCCTGGACGACCAGGACGACGCAACGCTCGGTGAATCCCGCTGGCGCGAAGCCGGGGATCGCATCGAGACCTTGCTGGAGGCGAGTTCGGCGGGCGGTGTGCTCGCCCGCGAGCGCGCCGAGCAACTCGTGCGCGAGATCGTCGAACTCTACGGTGCGGGGCTGACCCGTGTGCTGCGGCTGCTCGACGCCGAGGCGATCGAGCGGCTGGCGCGCGACGACTTGGTCGCGAGCCTGCTGCTCGTGCACGGGCTGCACCCGCACGACGTGGCGACCCGGGTGCGGACGGCGCTGGACAGCGTGCGCCCCTATCTCGGCTCGCACGGCGGCGACGTCCACCTCGTCGACGTCACCGACGGCGTGGTCCGCTTGGCGCTCGACGGCAGCTGTCGCAGCTGTCCGTCGTCGTCGGTGACATTGGAGCTGGCCGTCGAGGACGCGGTGCGGGCGGCGGCGCCGGAAATCGAGTCCATCGAAGTCGTCGCCGCGCAGACGGAGTCGGCGGGGGTGATCTCCGCCGACTCGCTGTTCTCCCGGGTGCACGCGGGCGGCCGATCCGGCAACTGGGTCGCGGTCCCGGAGCTGGCCGAGCTGCGCGCGGGCGAGGTGGGCGGTTTCGCCGTCGCCGGGCTGACGGTGCTGGCCTGCCGGGTGGGCGAAGACGTGTACGCCTACCGGGACCACTGCCCGGGATGCGACAACTCGCTCGCGGGCGCGGCCCTGGAGCGCCGCCTCGGATTCCCGGTCGGCGACGCGGTGCTGCGGTGCCCGACCTGCCGGGCGCACTTCGACGTCGTGCACGCGGGCGCCCGCGTCGACGGTGACGGGCACCTGGAGCCGTTGCCGGTCCTCCTGCGCTCCGGCGAGCTGTCGGTGGCGGTGCCGGTGGGGGTGCACGGGTGACCATGCCGTTCCGCGCGTTGCAGCGGATCGCCGCCGATCGCACGCCCCCGCCCCGGGCCGGCGAACGGTGCGAAATGTGTGCAGAGCCGATCGCCGACGAGCACCAGCACGTGGTGAACGTCGAAGGCAGGCAGCTGATGTGCGTATGCCGCGGCTGCTATCTGCTGTTCGTCGACCAGAACGCGCAGCTACGTTATCGGGCGGTGCCGGATCGGTATCTCGCGTTTCCCGATGTCACGATCAGCCAGGCGGAATGGGACACGCTGGAGATACCGGTGGGTCTGGCGTTCTTCTTCCGCAACTCCGCGCTGGGGCGGATGGTGGCGTTCTATCCCGGCCCGGCGGGCGCCACCGAATCGGAACTGCCGCTGGCGGCGTGGGACTCGATGCTCCAGCGACATCCCGAGCTGGACGTGCTCGCCCCGGACGTGGAGGCGCTGCTGATCCGGATGCCCGAACGAGGAACCGAGCAGGCCGGGTGCCTGCTGCTGCCGATCGACGCGTGCTACGAATTCGTCGGCCGGATGCGGCTGCTGTGGCGCGGATTCGACGGCGGCCAGGACGTGCGGCGCTACCTGGACGAGTTCTTCGCCGCCGCGTCGGCGCGCGCGACACCCGGCGGTGCGGCATGAGCCCGGTCTACTCCACGACCTTCGCCGTGCTCGCGATGAAGCCGGAGCCGTACGCCGCGGCGCCGATCCTGTCCGCGCGAGTCGGCATCGCCGCGCTCGCGGAGGAACCCGTGCACGCCATCGCGTTACGCGCGCAGGTGCGCATCGAGCCGTTCCGCCGCGGCTACTCCGACGAAGAGGCCGCGGGGCTGGTCGACTTGTTCGGTCCGCGGGAGCGGTGGCGCGACACCCAGCGCTCGTTCCTCTGGATGCACTGCGCCACCATGATTCCCGGGTTCACCGGGGGCGCGGAGATCGATCTGCCGATGCCGTGTACCTACGACTTCGAGGTGAGCGGATCGAAGTATCTGCACGCGTTGCGCGACGGCGTGGTTCCGCTGCTGTTCCTGTTCAGCGGGACGGTCTTCATCAAGGGCAGTGGGGGATTCGCCATCCAGCAGATTCCCTGGGATCGCGAAGACAAGTTCGACATGCCGGTCTCGGTCTGGCACGACCTGATGGCCGCGCACTTCCCCAACTCGGGCTGGTTGCGCCTGCACAAGGACACCCTCGGCGCGCTCGCCGCCTACAAATCCGGCCACGGCCTGCTCGGCTTCGACGACGCGGTGACCCGGCTGCTGGCTCGCTCCGAGGAGCTCCCGTGACCACCGCCGAATCCCGCGCCCGCGCCCGCGCCGTGGCCGACGCCGTGCTCTACGAGGGGTACCTGCTCTACCCCTACCGAGCCGACGCGCGCAAGAACCAGTCGCGGTGGCAGTTCGGCGTGCTCGGACCGGAGGGTGCCGCCGCGACCGGGTTCGGCGAGGAGTCGACGCTGTCGGCGCAGTGCCTGATCGATCCGGGCGAGAACCCGCAAGTCGCCCTCACGATCCGCTTTCTTCAGCTCCAGCGCAGACAAGTGGTGGATGCCGACGGCTCGCCCGTCGCCGAGCTGACCGAGGGGCAGCGGTCGTGGCTGTCCTGGGACGAGGCGGTCGAGCAGGAGATCGTCGTCGGTCCGGTCGCGCCCGCGAATATCGTTCGGCCACTGCGTATTCCGGGCGGAACCGAGACCGAGCAGATCTCGGGGGACGCCGGTCCGGCGGAGGGTGCGTTGGTGCGGACCCGGCTGCCGCTCGCGGGCGAACTGACGCTCGCGACCGACTGCGACGACGGCTACTTGCGGCTGACCCTGGTGCTGCGCAACGAGGGCCCGCCCCCGGCCGACCAGCGCGACGCCATCGCCCGCTCGCTGATCGGCGCGCACGTCATCGCGGAGATCACCGGCGGCCAGTTCGTTTCGCTGCTGGACCCGCCGCCCGATGCCGCGGCCGCGGTCGGCCGCTGCGAGCGGCGCCGCTGCTTTCCCGTGCTCGCCGGGCCACCCGGCGACTACAGCATGCTGCTCATCTCGCCGATCATCCTCTACGACCATCCGGAGATCGCCGAGCAGAGCGAGGGCGCGCTGTTCGACTCCACCGAGATCGACGAGATCCTCACCCTGCGCGTGCTGACGATGACCGACGCGGAGAAGGCGCGGGCGCGTGCCACCGATCCGCGCGCGGCGGAGATCATCGACCGCTGCGAGGGCATGACACCCGAGGCGATGCAGCAGTTGCACGGCGTCCTGCGCGATCCGCACCCCGATCGTCCCCGGCTGATTCCGGAGATCCCCGATGGCGTCGATTGGTGGGATCCGCTGGCCGACAGCGCCGTTCGCCCGGAGGCCGATGCGGTGCCGGTCGCGGGCGTGCTGGTGCGCCAGGGCAGCCGGGTCCGGCTGCATCCCTCCCGGCGGGCCGACGCGCAGGACCTGTTCTTCGACGGCATGTGCGCACGGGTCGTGTCGGTGCACGAGGACGTGGACGGGCGGGCGCACGTCGGGGTGGTCCTGGACGACGACCCGGCGGCCGATCTGCACGAATGGTATGGCCGCTACCTGTATTTCGCGCCCGACGAACTGGAACCGCTCGAAGATCCCGAGAAGTGAAAGGACGTTCGCTATGGAAGCAGTGGGAGTGGTGTCGACGGCCATCGTCGCCGTACTGGCGGGGGTGGGCCTGTACCTGGGTGTGCGGGCGATACCGGATCTAAGGCGATACCTGAAGATCCGGCACATGTAGTGGACGACCGGAAAGGAACATCATGGGTGAGCAACGCGAAGAGCCACAGCCGGCTCGCGGAGCGCCGGGTTCGCGCGACACCGGCGCCGACACTGTCGCCGGGGGACCGGCCGAACGGAAGCCGGGGGACATCGGCCACGAGGAGACCACCTCCGCCCACGGCACCGACGCGGAACGGGAGGCCGAGTTCACCTCGTCGCCCCCCTCCGGCGCCGAACCGGCAACCCCGCCCTACGAAGGACGTAAGCAGACCGCCAACGCGCCCGACGAGACGGCAACGGGCAAGGTCGACGACGCGGACGTCGGCGGCGCGACGGCGCCGACCGAGGGGGAGGGGTGAGCCCACGGCCACGGTGCTGATCGCCGGGATCGGCAACATCTTCCTGGGCGACGACGGATTCGGACCGGAGGTGGTGCGGCGCCTGCCGCACCACCCGGGGGTGCGCGCGGTGGACTACGGCATCCGCGGCATGCACCTCGCCTACGACCTGCTCGATCCCTGGGACGCGCTGGTACTGGTGGACGCCGTGCCCGGCCGCGGAGCGCCCGGCCGCGTCGAGGTCTTCCGCGCCGCGCCGGAGGACGGCGACCCCGCGCATCTCGACGCGCACGCGATGACTCCGGCCGCTGTCTTCGCCGGAGTGCGCGCGCTGGGCGGTGCGCTGCCGCCGACCGTCGTGGTCGGCTGCCAGGTCGCCTGCGTGGACGAGGGCATCGGCCTGTCCGCACCGGTCGCCGCCGCGGTCGACGAGGCGGTCGCCGCCATCGGCGGTGTGCTCGCCGAACTGCTCGGTGCACCGGTCGCACGTTCCGGTGACGCCGGGACGGCACACCACGGCAGGGCGCGAGACGACACCTTGCCGCATCCGCCGGCCACAGTGCGACAGGAGGACTGACCGATGTGTCTCGGCATCCCCGGGCGGGTGCTGGAAATCCCCGAGGGCTACCACGACCAGATCGCTTTGGTCGACGTGTCCGGCGAGCAGCGGAAGGTCAATATCGGCCTGCTCGACGACGATCCGGCGCGACCGGGCGACTGGGTCATCATCCACATGGGTTTCGCGGTGGAGAAGACCGACGAGGCGGGTGCCGCGGCGGCCATGGACGGGCTGCGCCTGCTGCAACGCGGAGACCAGCCATGACCGCCGCGCGGCTGCGGCGGCGACTGGTCGTGCGTGGGGTGGTCCAGGGCGTCGGGTTTCGCCCGTTCGTCTACACCACCGCGGCCGAACTGGCCCTGTCCGGCAGGGTGAGCAACGACAGCAGCGGGGTCGTCATCGAAATCGAGGGCGCGCCAGCGGATTTGGAAGCTTTCACCGAGCGGCTGCACCTGCGGCCACCGCCGCTGGCGGTGATCGAGTCGGTCGAGCAGGCCGATATCGCCGTGCGCGGCGGCACCGGCTTCCACATCGCCGGGACCACCTCCGACGGTGGCGGTCGTACGCTGGCCTCACCCGATGTCGCCCTCTGCGCCGACTGCGAACGTGAGCTGCGTGACCCCGCCGACCGCCGCTATCGCCACCCATTCGTCAACTGCACCAACTGTGGTCCGCGATTCACCATCATCGCGAGCCTGCCCTACGACCGTGAGCGCACCTCCATGGCGGACTTCGCCATGTGCGACCGTTGCGCACGGGAATACGCCGACCCCGCCGACCGGCGCTTTCACGCGCAGCCGATCGCCTGCCCCGACTGCGGTCCGACCCTGAGCTACTCGGGGCCGGGCACCGGTTCGCCGCTGGCGGCCGCGCGGGAGCTGCTACGCACGGGCGGGATTCTGGCGGTCAAGGGCATCGGCGGATACCACCTCGCCTGCGACGCCACGAACGAGGCGGCTGTCGCCCAGTTGCGCAGCCGTAAACGCCGCGGTGACAAGCCTTTCGCCGTGATGGTGCCCGACCTCGTCACCGCGCGCACCATCGTCGCGGTCGACGACGCGGCCGAGGCACTGCTGACCAGCCCCGCCCGGCCGATCGTCCTGCTCGCCCGCCGGTCCACGCTGGTGGAATCGGATGGCGCGGCCGGTGCTTCGGGAACATCCGGGCCCGCTTCCGGCTCAGGCGATGCCGTCGGACCGCCGAGGACGGGAGAACCCGTCGCGCCGGGCTCGCCTCGCCGCCCGGTCCCGGCCGCGTCGGTCGCGCCCGGCAATCCGGACCTGGGTGTCATGCTCGCCTACACCCCGCTGCACCTGCTGCTGTTCGGACTGCCCGGCGATTCGCCCGGCCCGCAGGTGCTCGTGATGACCTCGGGCAATCTCGGTGGCGAACCGATCTGCTACGAGGACGACGACGCCCGCACCCGCTTGGCCGGACTGGCCGACGGGTGGCTATCGCACAACCGGCGCATCCTGGTGCCCTGCGACGACTCGGTGGTGCGCCCCCTCGACGGCCACGAACTGCCGGTCCGGCGCTCGCGCGGCTACGCGCCGCTACCACTGATGCTGCCGGTGCCGCTGCCGCCGACGCTCGCCGTGGGCGCCGACCTGAAGAACACCTGTGCCGTGGCCGACGGCCGCTACGCCTGGCTCAGCCAGCACATCGGCGACATGGACGATCTGGCGACGCTGCGGTCCTTCGACACCGCGCAGCGTCACCTCACTGCGCTCACGGGGGTGGCTCCGGTGCAGCTGGTCGCCGACGCCCATCCCGGCTACCGCTCCACCGCGTGGGCGCGCAGGCACGCGGGCGAGCGATCGGTGTACACCGTGCAGCACCACCACGCGCACATCGCCGCCGTGATGGGCGAGCACGGACTCGGCCCGACCGAGCAGGTGGTCGGCATCGCCTTCGACGGCACCGGGTTCGGTCCGGACGGCGCGGTGTGGGGCGGCGAGGTCCTGCTCGCGGGCTACAAGGGTTACCGGCGCCTCGCCCATCTGAGGTACGTGCCGCTGGCAGGCGGCGATCTCGCGGTGCGCAGGCCCTATCGGATGGCGCTGGCGCACCTGTGGGCGGCCGGGATCGACTGGGTGGAGGAGATTCCCGCGGTCGCGGCATGTCCGGCCGACGAGCGATCCGTGCTGGCCCACCAGTTCCGGACCGGGCTGGGCTGCGCGCCCACCTCGAGCATGGGCCGGCTGTTCGACGCGGTGTCCTCGCTGTGCGGGGTACGGCACGTGGTCGACTACGAGGCCCAGGCGGCGATCGAGCTGGAGGGGCTGTCACGCCGCAGCGCGGAAGACTCCACCGAATACCGGTTCCCCATCGATGACGGCGATCCCGCCGTCATCGATCCCGCCCCGGTGCTCGCGGCCGTCGTGTCCGACGTGCGCGCGGGGGAACCGGCCGAGGTGGTGGGCGCGCGGTTCCACGCCGCCCTGGCCCGGCTGGTGCTCGATCTCGCGCTCCGCTACGCCGCCCCGGCGACGATGGTCGCGCTGTCCGGCGGCGTCTTCCAGAACGCCCTGCTGCTCGCACGAGCGTGTGCGTCGCTGCGGGACAACGGTTTCACCGTGATCACCCACCGCCGACTGCCGCCCAACGACGGCGGCCTCGCGTTCGGGCAACTCCTCGCGTGCAGCGAGGGATGAGCGAAGGAGAACAACGATGTGTCTTGCGGTACCAGGCAAAGTGCTCAGCCTGCACGAGCGGGACGGCACGTTGATGTCGGTCGTCGATTTCGGCGGTGTGCACAAGGACGTGTGCCTGCAATACATCCCGGACGCGGCGGTCGGTGACTATGTCGTGGTCCATGTCGGCTTCGCGATCCAGCGGCTGGATGAGGAGTCCGCACTGCGCACCCTGGCCGAGTTCGAGCACCTGGGCGTACTGAACGAGGAATTCGGCGACGGGTTCGAGATCGCCGCAAAGCAGGCGGGTGTGCAGAACCCCGCCGCCGAGCCACCACGCGAGGAACCGGAGGCGACGTCATGAAGTATCTGGACGAATTCAGCAACCCCGAGCTGGCCCGGCGCCTGCTCGATCGGATCCGCGCCGCGACCAGCCGTCGCTGGGCGATCATGGAAGTCTGTGGCGGACAGACCCATTCGATCATCCGCCACGGCATCGACCAGCTGCTGCCCGACCAGATCGAGATGATCCACGGCCCCGGCTGCCCGGTCTGCGTCACCCCGCTCGAGGTGATCGACAAGGCGCTGGAGATCGCCGCGCGGCCGGGGGTGATCTTCTGCTCGTTCGGTGACATGCTGCGCGTGCCCGGCAGCGCCAAGGACCTGTTCCAGGTCAAGAGCGAGGGCGGCGACGTCCGGGTGGTCTACTCGCCGCTGGACGCGCTCAACCTGGCCAAGGAGAATCCCGACCGCGAAGTCGTGTTCTTCGGCATCGGCTTCGAAACCACTGCCCCGGCCAACGCCATGACCGTGTACCAGGCGAAGCGGCTCGGCATCCGGAACTTCTCGCTACTGGTGTCGCACGTGCTCGTCCCACCGGCCATCGCCGCGATCATGGAATCGCCAACCTGCCGGGTGCAGGGCTTCCTCGCCGCCGGACACGTCTGCACCGTGATGGGTACCCACGAATACCCGCCGCTCGCCGAGAAGTACCGGGTCCCGATGGTGGTCACCGGCTTCGAGCCGCTGGACATCCTGGAGGGCATCCGGCGCACCGTGCTGCAACTGGAATCGGGCAGGCACGAACTGGAGAACGCCTATCCGCGCGCGGTGTCCGCGGCGGGCAACCCCGCGGCGAAGGCCATGCTGCAGGACGTCTTCGACGTCACCGACCGGGCCTGGCGCGGCATCGGCGTGATCCCGCGCAGCGGCTGGCAGCTGTCGGAGCGCTACCGCGAATTCGATGCCGAACACCGGTTCGCCGTCGGAGACCTGCACACCGCCGAGTCGACGATCTGCCGCTCCGGCGAAGTGTTGCAGGGATTGATCAAACCGAACGAATGCGCGGCCTTCGGCAAGCAGTGCACGCCGCGAAACCCGTTGGGCGCCACCATGGTCTCCTCCGAGGGCGCGTGCGCGGCCTACTACCTGTACCGGCGGCTGGATCTGCCCGCGGCGGTGGCTCATGCGTGAGGAAGGCGCCGCCCCAGCGACGATCGACATGGAGGGCTGGGTCTGCCCGATGCCGCTGCGGGACTCGCCGAACATCGTGATGGGCCACGGCGGCGGCGGTGCCATGTCCGGCGAGCTGATCGAGCATTTGTTCCTGCCCGCGTTCGGCGCGGCCGCGCACGCGGATCTGGGCGACTCCGCGGTGGTCACGCTCGGCGGCGCGCGGCTGGCCTTCTCCACCGATTCGTTCGTGGTCAAGCCGATCGTGTTCCCCGGCGGCACGATCGGCGAGCTCGCGGTCAACGGCACGGTCAACGACCTGGCCATGTCCGGTGCGCGCCCGATGGTGCTGTCCACCGCGTTCATCCTGGAGGAGGGCACCGCGCTCGCCGACATCGCCCGCATCGCGCAGGACGTCGGCACCGCGGCCTTGGCGGCCGAGGTCCAGTTGGTCACCGGCGATACCAAAGTCGTCGATGCCGGGCACGGTGACGGGATCTACCTCAACACCACCGGAATCGGTCTGGTAGACCCCCATGTGGACATCCGGCCGCAGCGCGCGACCCCAGGTGACGTCGTGCTGGTCAGTGGGGATATCGGCGTGCACGGCGTGGCGGTGCTCAGCTGTCGCGAGGGACTGGAGTTCGGTACCACCGTGCTCAGCGACACCGCGCCACTGCACGGGTTGGTGGCCGCGATGCTGGCCACCGGCGCCGATGTACATGTGCTGCGCGATCCCACCCGTGGCGGCGTCGCGGCGTCGCTGAACGAGATCGCCCGCGCCGCGAATACCGGTGTGGCGCTGGACGAGCGGCGCCTTCCGGTGCCCGACGCGGTGCGCGATGCCTGTGGGCTGCTCGGGCTGGACCCCATGTACGTGGCCAACGAGGGCAAGCTCCTGGCATTCGTCGCTCCCGAGGACGCCGACCGCGTGCTCGCGGCCATGCGGCAACACCCGCTGGGTGCGCAGGCCGCGGCAATCGGCCAGTGCGTCGCCGAGCATCCCGGGATGGTGGTGGCTCGCACGGCGCTCGGCGGCACCCGCGTGGTGGATCTGCCCGCAGGCGAACAGCTTCCGCGAATCTGCTGACCCGGCGGATTCGAAATCGGTGAAAGGTCCTGCTGATGTCCGGTGGCGGAGCGGAGATGTTCGCCCGGTACGCCTACGCGCCCAATCGGCTCGGCTACTGCGGGCCACCCGACGCGGCCGCACTGCGGGACGGGTCGGACGAGCAGGTGCGTGCGGTGGCGCGCCGGTTCACCGGCGCATGGCCCTATCTCCAGGTGATGGCGAGGATGACCGGCATCGCCGATCCGCTGGATCGCCGCCTCGTCGAGTCCTACTGGCTGGGCGGCGGGGTGGGCGCTGCCCTGGAGCCCGCCGAGTTCACCGCCGAGCTGCTGGCACTCCTCGGCCCGGTCGCGGGCGGGTACTGGACGCACTTGAACCCCCAGCTGTCCGAGGAGGCTGCGGCCAACCATTGCTTCCACGTCTTCGGCGTATACCCGTGGTCGCGGCTGCTCGGCCACGGTTCGGAGCATCCTCTGCACGTGCTCGACAGCTGCCGGATCACCTGGGGAACGGTGCTCGACCGTACCGATACCGAGATCGCGCTGCGTTGTCGCAGACTCCATTGGGACGGACAGCGTCTGGGCTTGTCACCGGAAACGGTGCGGCACATGCCGATTCGGGTGGACGGTTATGCGGCCGTGCCGGACGTGTCGGGAGGGGAGCGGGTCGCGGTGCACTGGGGGCGACTATGCGGACGCCTCGACGAAGCGCAAGTGCCCGCTCTGGAAGCGGGGACGGTGCGTCAGTTGGAGGCCACCAATCGGCGGCTCGCCCGCGCAGCGGCGCGGCCGGTGTCTCGGTGAGGAAAGTTGTTCTCTGGCGTCGAGAATCGGAGGTAAGAACATGGCTGTCGGAACCTTCTCCTACCAGAATGCCTCGGGCTACCCCGGTGAGATCGAAAATCCGGACGAGTACCGGACCTACAACATCGACATCGGAAAAGGTTCGGTGGACAACCGGACCAATGCCACCGTTCGCCTCTATACGCGGCGTGATGGTCAGGGCGATTCCGACTATCTGAACCCGAATTCCAGCACGTACACGGACAAGAGCTACCAGAGTTGCGTATTCACCACCTGATGTACCCGGGCTCGACCGGCGGGCCCGAAGCATCCGGCATGCCTCACCACGGCAGCAACGATGAGCGGCGATGAC carries:
- a CDS encoding carbamoyltransferase HypF, which encodes MTAARLRRRLVVRGVVQGVGFRPFVYTTAAELALSGRVSNDSSGVVIEIEGAPADLEAFTERLHLRPPPLAVIESVEQADIAVRGGTGFHIAGTTSDGGGRTLASPDVALCADCERELRDPADRRYRHPFVNCTNCGPRFTIIASLPYDRERTSMADFAMCDRCAREYADPADRRFHAQPIACPDCGPTLSYSGPGTGSPLAAARELLRTGGILAVKGIGGYHLACDATNEAAVAQLRSRKRRGDKPFAVMVPDLVTARTIVAVDDAAEALLTSPARPIVLLARRSTLVESDGAAGASGTSGPASGSGDAVGPPRTGEPVAPGSPRRPVPAASVAPGNPDLGVMLAYTPLHLLLFGLPGDSPGPQVLVMTSGNLGGEPICYEDDDARTRLAGLADGWLSHNRRILVPCDDSVVRPLDGHELPVRRSRGYAPLPLMLPVPLPPTLAVGADLKNTCAVADGRYAWLSQHIGDMDDLATLRSFDTAQRHLTALTGVAPVQLVADAHPGYRSTAWARRHAGERSVYTVQHHHAHIAAVMGEHGLGPTEQVVGIAFDGTGFGPDGAVWGGEVLLAGYKGYRRLAHLRYVPLAGGDLAVRRPYRMALAHLWAAGIDWVEEIPAVAACPADERSVLAHQFRTGLGCAPTSSMGRLFDAVSSLCGVRHVVDYEAQAAIELEGLSRRSAEDSTEYRFPIDDGDPAVIDPAPVLAAVVSDVRAGEPAEVVGARFHAALARLVLDLALRYAAPATMVALSGGVFQNALLLARACASLRDNGFTVITHRRLPPNDGGLAFGQLLACSEG
- the hypD gene encoding hydrogenase formation protein HypD; translated protein: MKYLDEFSNPELARRLLDRIRAATSRRWAIMEVCGGQTHSIIRHGIDQLLPDQIEMIHGPGCPVCVTPLEVIDKALEIAARPGVIFCSFGDMLRVPGSAKDLFQVKSEGGDVRVVYSPLDALNLAKENPDREVVFFGIGFETTAPANAMTVYQAKRLGIRNFSLLVSHVLVPPAIAAIMESPTCRVQGFLAAGHVCTVMGTHEYPPLAEKYRVPMVVTGFEPLDILEGIRRTVLQLESGRHELENAYPRAVSAAGNPAAKAMLQDVFDVTDRAWRGIGVIPRSGWQLSERYREFDAEHRFAVGDLHTAESTICRSGEVLQGLIKPNECAAFGKQCTPRNPLGATMVSSEGACAAYYLYRRLDLPAAVAHA
- the hypE gene encoding hydrogenase expression/formation protein HypE, giving the protein MREEGAAPATIDMEGWVCPMPLRDSPNIVMGHGGGGAMSGELIEHLFLPAFGAAAHADLGDSAVVTLGGARLAFSTDSFVVKPIVFPGGTIGELAVNGTVNDLAMSGARPMVLSTAFILEEGTALADIARIAQDVGTAALAAEVQLVTGDTKVVDAGHGDGIYLNTTGIGLVDPHVDIRPQRATPGDVVLVSGDIGVHGVAVLSCREGLEFGTTVLSDTAPLHGLVAAMLATGADVHVLRDPTRGGVAASLNEIARAANTGVALDERRLPVPDAVRDACGLLGLDPMYVANEGKLLAFVAPEDADRVLAAMRQHPLGAQAAAIGQCVAEHPGMVVARTALGGTRVVDLPAGEQLPRIC
- a CDS encoding HypC/HybG/HupF family hydrogenase formation chaperone → MCLAVPGKVLSLHERDGTLMSVVDFGGVHKDVCLQYIPDAAVGDYVVVHVGFAIQRLDEESALRTLAEFEHLGVLNEEFGDGFEIAAKQAGVQNPAAEPPREEPEATS
- a CDS encoding DUF6390 family protein, with protein sequence MSGGGAEMFARYAYAPNRLGYCGPPDAAALRDGSDEQVRAVARRFTGAWPYLQVMARMTGIADPLDRRLVESYWLGGGVGAALEPAEFTAELLALLGPVAGGYWTHLNPQLSEEAAANHCFHVFGVYPWSRLLGHGSEHPLHVLDSCRITWGTVLDRTDTEIALRCRRLHWDGQRLGLSPETVRHMPIRVDGYAAVPDVSGGERVAVHWGRLCGRLDEAQVPALEAGTVRQLEATNRRLARAAARPVSR